A genome region from Cucurbita pepo subsp. pepo cultivar mu-cu-16 chromosome LG02, ASM280686v2, whole genome shotgun sequence includes the following:
- the LOC111788618 gene encoding uncharacterized protein LOC111788618: MVQLMNSGTDKIPGTKRLKKEVEDSLEDLLDQFHKRSKSERWTSEANAFSVSSSPYNPLDEPSPLGLSLKKSPSLLDLIQAKLSQETAKLATMNKKDQKDQKGANAAAFSTADKLKASNFPALILKIGSWEYKSRYEGDLVAKCYFAKHKLVWELLDGNLKNKIEIQWSDIVALKANYAEDGLGTLDVVLARQPLFFREINPQPKKHTLWQATADFTGGEASRHRKHFLQCSQGFLNKHFEKLVRCDPRLNFLSQQPEIVLECPYFKTNSPNESKEGIGLKSEEGPTFFSLGMVSTSGTQSPSSIKEHECRAGASEEYSEQSPSPNSGMEAHTMNEELGNDGSESSRLFNKWDQVLVPGIRPSMSVSDFVSHIEHCLPMFSEDNQQSRETLEGITQYLFGDSQHASDADEQTIMSRVNSLCSLLQKDSCMAKASQAKAGNSLNVAGGNINSISTQEHEIKNEESFPVRNGFESSKHIAMSRNDSVGELLLNLPRIASLPRFFFNLFDDSDDRAR, translated from the exons ATGGTTCAGCTGATGAATTCGGGGACGGACAAGATTCCGGGCACGAAGAGGCTGAAGAAGGAGGTTGAAGATTCTTTGGAGGACCTTCTCGATCAATTTCACAAGCGATCCAAATCCGAG AGATGGACGTCAGAAGCCAATGCGTTCTCTGTGTCGTCGAGTCCGTACAATCCTCTAGATGAGCCAAGCCCGTTGGGTTTGAGTCTCAAAAAGAGTCCGTCCTTATTGGATTTGATCCAAGCAAAACTGTCTCAGGAAACTGCTAAATTAGCGACTATGAACAAGAAGGACCAGAAGGACCAGAAAGGAGCTAATGCTGCTGCTTTTAGTACTGCAGACAAGCTCAAGGCTTCAAACTTCCCTGCATTAATTCTTAAGATTGGTTCTTGGGAG TATAAGTCAAGGTACGAGGGTGATCTAGTGGCGAAGTGTTACTTTGCAAAGCATAAGTTGGTTTGGGAGCTTCTTGATGGGAATCTTAAGAACAAGATAGAAATTCAATGGTCCGATATCGTCGCTCTCAAGGCAAATTACGCCGAGGATGGTCTAGGAACTTTGGATGTAGTG CTGGCGAGACAGCCGCTTTTCTTTAGGGAAATAAATCCACAACCTAAGAAGCATACTTTATGGCAAGCAACAGCCGACTTTACTGGGGGAGAAGCAAGCAGGCACAG AAAACATTTCCTGCAATGTTCACAAGGCTTTTTAAACAAGCACTTTGAGAAGCTCGTGCGTTGCGATCCTCGTCTCAACTTTTTAAGCCAACAACCAGAGATCGTGTTAGAATgtccatattttaaaaccaatAGTCCAAATGAATCCAAAGAAGGAATTGGTTTGAAGAGTGAGGAAGGACCTACTTTCTTTAGTTTAGGTATGGTGTCAACATCTGGAACTCAATCCCCTTCGTCAATTAAAGAACACGAGTGTCGTGCTGGTGCTTCTGAAGAATATTCTGAGCAATCTCCATCACCTAACTCAG GAATGGAAGCTCACACAATGAACGAAGAATTGGGAAATGATGGATCGGAAAGTTCAAGGCTGTTCAACAAATGGGACCAAGTCCTGGTTCCTGGAATTCGTCCATCCATGTCCGTTAGCGATTTTGTTAGTCATATTGAACACTGCCTACCCATGTTTTCTGAAGATAATCAACAAAGCAGAGAGACTCTAGAGGGGATTACACAGTATCTATTTGGTGATTCTCAACATGCATCTGACGCCGATGAACAGACCATCATGTCCAGGGTAAACTCCCTGTGCAGTCTTCTACAGAAGGATTCTTGTATGGCTAAGGCCTCGCAAGCCAAAGCTGGCAATAGCCTCAATGTCGCCGGTGGCAACATCAACTCGATTTCTACACAGGAACATGAAATCAAGAATGAAGAAAGCTTCCCTGTCCGTAATGGCTTTGAATCGAGCAAGCACATAGCCATGTCAAGAAATGATTCGGTGGGTGAGCTGCTGCTTAATCTTCCAAGAATAGCTTCTTTACCTCGGTTTTTTTTCAACTTGTTCGACGATTCTGATGATCGTGCCAgataa